Proteins encoded together in one Bacilli bacterium window:
- a CDS encoding helix-turn-helix domain-containing protein — translation MRHFSGRLMFQPIRRFLRGSFYRKSLVTILLVACVPSFIIGLGTFLAGRGQMEARLQELHQKQLERAASNIDGQLANLEVLIEHWAFDPQFGNVLAHLDFIFGYQRIRNIYATLLVMEGSNNLIGQAQLLLEKPQPLLFTPDVYFTPSRELIDTYHLKRQEKNLFWTRTIKRLNAKTPANEKAISLVYKIPGDAPKPFGELVLVMNPRKIADLVGTLSAADGGAAFLLDQQDNFIFTDTENQIPTELEKKLREEVLLHPEKSTFLFNWHGNKYAVSYAKFLRPGMNWSYVSATPLDAIIGPVEFVSKLMLGISLACLFLAFLLAWFGSHRLYSPVKRLVKNLAGALVPIAENAPEDEFKLIEMHWRTLAGERQALQKQLNVQIHHVREGFLLQLAQGSLYSLSEKEIRERLARYGWDVKKQQYVALVMQITDFDSEGGKFSGDDEALASFAAANIMEELTSGKFAQFQVLNFHDLTIGLLLCLFADRQTVSAKAMLDALCQEMITAINNILRLKVTIAVSNVKSQVNEVPDLFEEARQALSYRNTQYHNQIIDAASLDIKRENEPHYPFVLERTILQALRTKSEEEVVRLLGQFLQELSRHNATELFIRQGMLHLLGSMLHEMMRSGFNLHQLPEENLYEACLRLKKIPDFLHWFEQTLVKPYMQEMKSRQDLYTKQIVERIITHMREHFMNEISLDYYADEAGISLYSLSKAFKKTTGLNFIEYLTELRMEHAKRLLRETDLKVGEVARKSGYQASYFNRIFRKHVGYSPSQYKDMWMKEL, via the coding sequence ATGCGGCATTTCAGTGGAAGGCTGATGTTTCAACCGATTAGACGTTTTCTGCGGGGCAGCTTTTACCGCAAAAGTCTGGTTACGATCCTGCTTGTGGCCTGCGTTCCCAGTTTCATTATCGGCCTTGGTACCTTTCTGGCCGGACGGGGACAAATGGAAGCGCGGCTTCAGGAGTTGCATCAGAAACAGTTGGAGCGGGCAGCGAGCAATATTGACGGACAGTTGGCCAACCTGGAAGTGTTAATCGAACACTGGGCGTTTGATCCCCAGTTTGGCAACGTACTCGCACATTTGGATTTTATTTTTGGCTATCAAAGGATTCGAAACATTTATGCTACGTTATTGGTAATGGAGGGATCCAATAACCTGATCGGCCAGGCGCAACTGTTGCTTGAGAAACCGCAACCCCTGTTATTCACGCCGGACGTTTATTTTACTCCGAGCCGGGAATTGATCGACACTTATCACTTAAAACGGCAAGAAAAAAATCTGTTTTGGACACGGACGATCAAGCGGCTAAACGCAAAAACTCCCGCAAATGAAAAGGCGATATCGTTAGTATACAAAATCCCCGGCGACGCACCGAAACCGTTTGGCGAGCTTGTGCTGGTAATGAATCCGCGAAAGATCGCCGATTTGGTCGGTACTCTTTCCGCTGCCGACGGCGGCGCTGCGTTTCTGTTGGACCAGCAGGACAATTTTATTTTTACCGATACGGAAAACCAGATTCCGACTGAACTGGAGAAAAAGCTGCGCGAAGAAGTGCTTCTGCATCCTGAAAAGAGCACTTTTCTCTTTAATTGGCATGGCAATAAATATGCCGTTTCCTATGCAAAGTTCCTGCGGCCGGGGATGAATTGGTCCTATGTGTCGGCTACTCCGCTCGATGCCATTATCGGCCCGGTCGAATTTGTATCCAAGCTCATGCTTGGCATCAGTCTGGCTTGCTTGTTTCTGGCCTTCTTGCTGGCCTGGTTCGGTTCGCACAGGCTCTATTCACCGGTCAAAAGATTAGTGAAAAATCTGGCGGGGGCGCTTGTCCCCATTGCCGAAAACGCTCCGGAAGACGAATTCAAGTTGATCGAAATGCATTGGCGGACGCTGGCCGGTGAGAGGCAAGCCTTACAAAAACAATTAAATGTGCAAATCCATCATGTCCGCGAAGGCTTTCTGCTTCAGTTGGCGCAAGGGTCCCTGTATTCCTTGTCGGAGAAAGAAATCAGGGAAAGGTTGGCGCGTTATGGTTGGGATGTGAAAAAGCAACAATACGTGGCTTTGGTTATGCAAATTACCGATTTTGACAGCGAAGGCGGCAAATTTTCCGGTGATGACGAGGCGCTGGCGTCATTTGCGGCGGCGAATATTATGGAGGAGTTGACCAGCGGCAAATTCGCCCAATTCCAAGTATTAAATTTTCATGATTTGACGATCGGGTTGCTCCTCTGTCTGTTCGCAGACCGTCAGACCGTTTCGGCAAAAGCCATGTTGGATGCGCTGTGCCAGGAAATGATTACCGCGATCAACAATATTTTGCGGCTTAAGGTCACAATAGCCGTCAGCAATGTCAAATCGCAAGTAAACGAAGTACCCGATTTGTTCGAAGAGGCCCGGCAGGCTTTAAGCTATCGCAATACGCAATATCATAACCAGATCATCGACGCGGCAAGCCTGGACATTAAAAGAGAAAATGAACCGCACTATCCGTTCGTCCTGGAGAGGACGATCCTGCAGGCGCTTCGTACCAAATCGGAGGAAGAAGTCGTCCGTTTGTTGGGGCAATTCCTCCAGGAACTGTCCAGACATAACGCCACCGAACTATTCATCCGGCAAGGAATGCTGCATTTGCTTGGCAGCATGCTGCACGAGATGATGCGTTCCGGCTTCAACTTGCACCAGCTTCCGGAAGAAAATCTTTATGAAGCGTGCCTACGGCTGAAAAAAATACCGGATTTTCTCCATTGGTTTGAGCAAACTCTGGTAAAACCATATATGCAAGAAATGAAAAGCAGGCAGGATTTGTACACCAAACAAATCGTAGAGCGGATCATTACGCATATGCGTGAACATTTCATGAATGAGATTTCGTTGGACTACTATGCCGATGAAGCGGGCATAAGCCTGTATTCCCTGAGCAAAGCTTTCAAGAAAACTACCGGTCTCAATTTTATAGAATATTTGACCGAACTGAGGATGGAACATGCCAAGCGGCTATTGCGCGAGACGGATTTGAAGGTTGGCGAGGTCGCCCGGAAATCGGGCTATCAGGCGAGTTATTTTAACCGGATTTTCAGGAAGCATGTAGGTTACTCGCCCAGTCAATATAAAGACATGTGGATGAAGGAATTGTAG
- a CDS encoding extracellular solute-binding protein yields MFKLLKKKTALCGLILLFALATALTACGGTGSKATDGAREKPDNTAGSNAAQPTKVTIMSHFFGAAPPDANGEVQKKIEEATNTELDIQWVSANSYNDKLNVTLASGNIPDLITIDDPFSPVFRNAVEHGAFWDITPYYKDYPNLISGISETAWELTKMQDGKNYGIPRPRPSEGDAFFVVRKDWLDQAGLKIPTTSDELYEAMKAFKATGKDHIGFTGYFNAADMGSFGPFEGIFTGANGFWKANGDQLEFTAFLPEEKEALQYLANAYNDGLLPADVASLQLSQMKDIYKSGKAGMIVDKTGTAKDYYSVMEQNDPNLNKLDAFYPITSINNYNPKGPGFAGISAIPKSVPEDKMKKILAMVNTWMNPEVFAYQKWGIEGRDYKVENGVKVQIADNYQKDALGEYNQIVYVSDQYASTSKDYFPEDMQKLYKQVQDDRANSSVADVSIGLYSQTAQTYLPEIQKNMQDLKVKIILGAQPISAWDSFVDKLKNDEHMKQIIKEMNEAYKARTSNK; encoded by the coding sequence TTGTTCAAGTTATTGAAGAAAAAAACGGCTTTATGCGGTCTTATCCTTTTATTCGCACTGGCTACCGCATTGACCGCGTGCGGCGGCACAGGCTCCAAGGCGACGGACGGCGCCCGGGAGAAGCCGGACAATACAGCCGGCAGCAATGCTGCGCAGCCGACCAAAGTTACCATTATGAGCCACTTCTTCGGCGCGGCTCCACCGGATGCGAACGGTGAGGTGCAAAAGAAAATAGAAGAAGCAACCAATACCGAGTTGGATATCCAATGGGTTTCGGCGAACAGTTACAATGACAAACTGAATGTTACGCTGGCCTCCGGCAATATCCCCGATCTGATCACAATCGACGATCCCTTTAGCCCGGTGTTCCGCAATGCTGTAGAGCATGGCGCTTTTTGGGATATCACTCCGTACTATAAGGATTATCCAAATCTGATCTCGGGAATTTCCGAAACCGCCTGGGAGTTGACAAAAATGCAGGACGGGAAAAATTACGGCATTCCGCGCCCGCGCCCGTCCGAAGGCGATGCCTTTTTCGTCGTCCGAAAGGATTGGCTGGATCAGGCGGGGCTCAAAATTCCGACAACGTCCGACGAGTTATATGAGGCAATGAAGGCATTTAAAGCGACCGGCAAAGATCATATCGGGTTTACAGGCTATTTCAACGCAGCTGACATGGGTTCGTTCGGGCCATTTGAAGGCATCTTTACCGGGGCGAACGGATTTTGGAAAGCAAACGGCGATCAACTCGAATTTACAGCTTTTCTACCGGAGGAAAAGGAAGCGTTGCAGTATTTGGCGAATGCCTATAATGACGGGTTATTGCCTGCGGATGTGGCCTCCTTGCAATTAAGCCAAATGAAAGATATTTATAAATCCGGCAAAGCGGGCATGATCGTGGATAAAACCGGTACGGCGAAGGATTACTACAGCGTGATGGAGCAAAACGATCCGAATCTCAATAAATTGGACGCATTTTATCCAATCACGAGCATCAATAATTATAATCCGAAAGGACCGGGCTTTGCCGGTATTTCAGCCATTCCCAAGAGCGTTCCGGAAGACAAAATGAAGAAAATTCTGGCGATGGTAAATACATGGATGAACCCGGAAGTGTTCGCTTATCAAAAATGGGGTATCGAAGGCCGCGACTACAAGGTGGAAAACGGCGTAAAAGTGCAAATCGCCGATAATTACCAGAAAGACGCCCTTGGGGAATACAACCAAATCGTCTATGTTTCCGATCAATATGCCAGCACGTCCAAGGATTACTTCCCCGAAGATATGCAAAAGTTGTATAAACAGGTTCAGGACGACCGAGCGAACAGCAGCGTAGCGGATGTAAGTATCGGTTTGTACTCGCAAACTGCCCAAACCTATCTGCCGGAAATCCAGAAAAATATGCAGGATTTGAAAGTCAAGATCATTTTAGGAGCGCAGCCGATCTCGGCTTGGGACAGTTTCGTCGATAAACTGAAAAACGATGAACATATGAAACAGATTATTAAGGAAATGAACGAAGCATACAAAGCACGGACATCCAACAAATAA